From Lytechinus variegatus isolate NC3 chromosome 16, Lvar_3.0, whole genome shotgun sequence, the proteins below share one genomic window:
- the LOC121430193 gene encoding galactosylceramide sulfotransferase-like — translation MENMVCHRRFVVACITMALLVTMAIYLTCTAADGVATVLLNKNVLSTTNGISPEFEHQIVHPVDITDHPIIGNSKTTPDPLQPRLVFLKTHKTASSTVASVLQRYGYIHGLSFLMPKCGHTLDTYHHFDGFKVKGLSSKSAKTNNIQFNFLTNHARYSRTDMDGVFGGARYVTILRDPVKQFESMFYYFEMFRYLPPGKNSLGAFFEDPERKFELMRSKKKQYTEKRMHNQQLFDLGVELDDMDDPSIINEIIDRLHGELDLVMITEYFDESVLLLSKMMNWSLADVRYITRGQRKRSFREPLTDVTRNQISAWNSADLKLYEHFNRTFWEKVKQYGPTLKRI, via the exons ATGGAGAACATGGTCTGTCACAGGCGCTTCGTGGTAGCCTGCATCACCATGGCGTTgttggttaccatggcaatttACTTGACATGCACAGCGGCAGATGGTGTTGCGACAGTTCTTCTGAACAAGAATGTCCTTAGTACTAC GAATGGAATCAGCCCTGAATTTGAACACCAAATTGTTCATCCAGTCGACATCACGGATCACCCAATCATCGGAAACTCAAAGACCACACCAGATCCTCTGCAGCCTCGTCTCGTGTTCCTGAAGACGCACAAGACGGCATCATCAACTGTTGCTTCGGTCCTGCAGCGGTATGGTTATATCCACGGCCTCTCCTTTCTCATGCCAAAATGTGGACATACCCTGGACACGTACCATCACTTTGATGGCTTCAAAGTCAAAGGCCTCTCATCCAAATCTGCAAAAACGAACAACATACAATTCAACTTTCTAACAAACCACGCCCGCTACAGTCGAACGGACATGGATGGAGTTTTCGGCGGAGCGAGGTACGTCACTATATTACGTGACCCTGTCAAGCAATTCGAATCCATGTTCTATTATTTCGAGATGTTTCGATATCTCCCACCGGGGAAGAATTCGCTGGGGGCGTTCTTTGAAGACCCGGAGCGAAAATTCGAACTCATGAGGAGCAAAAAGAAGCAGTATACGGAGAAGCGGATGCATAATCAACAACTCTTTGATCTAGGAGTTGAGCTAGATGACATGGATGATCCTTCCATTATAAATGAGATTATAGATCGTCTCCATGGTGAGCTTGACCTGGTAATGATCACCGAGTACTTTGACGAGTCCGTGTTGCTTTTAAGTAAAATGATGAACTGGAGTTTGGCCGATGTTAGATACATAACGAGAGGTCAGAGGAAAAGAAGTTTTCGCGAACCACTCACTGACGTCACGCGCAATCAGATAAGCGCGTGGAATTCCGCGGATTTGAAACTATACGAGCATTTCAACAGAACGTTCTGGGAAAAGGTGAAGCAGTATGGCCCAACTTTGAAGAGGATTTAA